The DNA region GGAGAAGAAGCCGCTCAAAACATAAAAAAAAGATGAACTCAACACCCGACTGCTTTGATTGCGGTCTTAAACAGTGTGAACGGATTGCCCGTTTGTGCGGGAAGGAAGAAAAAATTCCGGCGTTACGGCAACGACTGGAGGAGATGAGAGGTCAGCTTGACTTAAGAGAGCCACCCGGCACCTTCACATCTAAGATGTTGATTGCGACGATGGAGTTTTTGAATGAAAGGGACCCGTTCCGCCTGATACGGGCGGAGCAAAACCAGAAGGGCTTGGAGTTGGCGGAGCGCTACGATGCTGAACTCGGGGACGGCGAAGAGGCGCTCCTTGCCGCTATCGTGGGTGCCGCAGCGGGTAATGTGATGGATGTCGGTCCCAGACACCGGTTTGACTTTGCGGCAACTCTGGCGCGAGGGCGTCTGGCACACGATGACACCAATCTGCTGCTTCGGCGGCTCCAGGAGGCAAGGCGGTTGGTTTACATCCTTGACAATGCCGGTGAGGCGTTGTTTGACCGGCTGGTGCTCAAGCGGTTGGGAGTGCCCGAGGTGACGATTGTTGCCCGTTCCACGCCGATTCTCAACGATGTGACCGTAGATGAGGCGCGGGCGCTGGGTTTCGAACAGCTGGGCCGGGTGATTGGGACCGGTTCGCCTTATCTCGGCTTTGACCTCAATACCATTTCTGCGGCGGCGCGTCAGGTTTACTACGATGCCGATGTGGTGATCGCCAAAGGGCATGCGAACTTTGAGTCTCTGGTGGACGATGGTCGGGATGGTTTCTACCTCCTGACGGCAAAGTGTGAACTTGTTGCCCGCCGGCTGGGGGTGAATTTGGGTAATTCTGTTTTGTTCTATTCCAAAGGTAAGGGTTGATATGTGTCTCGCGATACCGACGAGAATCGTGGCGATTGAGGGTGAACGGGCGATTGGTGAGGTCGGCGGGGTGCAACGGGAGATTTCGATTGTGATGACACCGGGCGTGAAGGTGGGGGATTATGTGATTGTTCACGCCGGGTTTGCGATTCAGGTTTTAAACAAAACTGCGGCTGAGGAAACAAGGGAGATTTTTGAACAGATGGCGCAACGGGTTAGCGAGTTGCAGAATAAAGCGCAGCGCCGGCGCTAACAGACCGGTTCAATCAACGGCTCGCCACCCTCTTCTTGCTGTTGGGCACTCTGGGCAATCAATCGGGCGGCGTCGGCTGCGGTCGGTGCGGTGAGTGCCAGCTGGCGTACCGGTGCAAGGTGTAATGCCCGGGCAAGAGTGGCAAGGACCTGAAGATAAAGCGAGTACATGGAAGGCGGTGAGACGAGCGCAACGACAAGATTCACCGGTTCATTGTCCCGGGCGTGCCAGTCGATTGGGTTGTTGAGACGAACCACCACCACCACAATTCGGTCAAGGGAAGGTGTGGCGGAATGGGGAATGGCAACCCCATGGCCAACACCGGTTGAACACAGTTCTTCTCTTTTTCTGAACCCTTCAATCACTTCGTTATGGTCACGGGTGATGCCGGCTTCAAGAAGGCGGTCGGCAATGAGGTCAAACAGTTGTTCCTGGGAGCCGATTGGCGGCGCGTCGAATGCCAGTTCGGGAATGACAAACTCGAAAAGGTTCATCATAAGCGCGCAAAGAATTCTTCTATCTTATTGATAATGACATCCTGTTCGGCATCTGTCAAGTTATGTCTGATGGGCAGGCAGACGATTTCGCGGCTTGCCTTTTCGGCGACAGGAAAGGACTGGTCGGTGAATAGCGAGGCGAACTCTGGTTGGCGGTGAATCGGGTGGGGGTAGTAAACCATCGTCTGGATACCGGCGGCAAGCAGAAAGTTGCGGAGTTTGTCGCGGTGCGGGGTGAGCAGAGCGAACTGGTGATAGTTGACGGTGCTGGCTGGTGCCGAACCGACGATGCGCACATAGCGTCCGAGTGCTGCCCGGTAGCGGGCGCCAAGATACCGGCGCCGGGCAAGCCAGCGGTCCAGATGGTTTAACTTTACAAGTAAAAAAGCGGCCTGCAGTTCGTCGAGCCGTGATGAAGTAGGACAGGCAATCGGTAGATGGGAACTGGCGATTGCACCGCCGTTGCCCAGTGCGCCAAGGTTTTTGGTGGGGTAGAAACTGAAGGTGGCGATGGTGCCGAAAGAGCCCAGTTTTTTTGTTCCGAAAGTTGCGCCTATTGCCTGAGCAGCGTCCTCAATTAAAAAGATGTTGTTGCGCTGGCAGAGGGCGGTAAACCGGTCGAGGTCGGCACAGTTACCGAAAAGGTGGACCAGGACAATTGCTCTGGTCCGGGAGGAGATTTTCTCTTCGACCGCTGAGGGTGAAAGACAGAGTGTTTCCGGTTCGATGTCCGCCAGGACCGGCTGGGCACCGGTTCTTAAAATCGCCTCCACGGTGGCGGGAAAGGTGAACGGAGTGGTGATGACTTCGTCTTTTGGTCCGATGCCCAGCGCCTTCAGCCCGTAAAACAGGGCGTCGGTGCCGCTTTTGACCCCGACAACCTGCGGTACACCAAGGTAAAGGGCAAGGTTCTGTTCGAATCTGGTTAGTTCCGCGCCCAGGACGAATCTGCCCGATTCGAGGATACGGGTAAGCGCCTTTTCAAACTCCGGTCCAAACTCAAGGTTTTCTGATTTCAGGTCGTAAAACGGAATGCGGAGAAAATCCATTCTTTAGATTGTAGCCCGGAAAACAGTTGAGGCAAATTAGGGGTAAATGTGAACCCGCAGGGCGCAGTGCTTACGTTAAGATTGCTTTACCGGCAAAGTGCAGGGATAATGCCTTCAGGCCGGACTAACTTTTTACTCTATGGCGTTTTATTTTCCGGGTTTTCAACCGGCTTTTGTGCTGCCTGGAGATAGGCGAGGCGCAGCTGGTAGAGTAAGTCGTTG from candidate division WOR-3 bacterium includes:
- a CDS encoding HypC/HybG/HupF family hydrogenase formation chaperone; the protein is MCLAIPTRIVAIEGERAIGEVGGVQREISIVMTPGVKVGDYVIVHAGFAIQVLNKTAAEETREIFEQMAQRVSELQNKAQRRR
- a CDS encoding ARMT1-like domain-containing protein, whose product is MNSTPDCFDCGLKQCERIARLCGKEEKIPALRQRLEEMRGQLDLREPPGTFTSKMLIATMEFLNERDPFRLIRAEQNQKGLELAERYDAELGDGEEALLAAIVGAAAGNVMDVGPRHRFDFAATLARGRLAHDDTNLLLRRLQEARRLVYILDNAGEALFDRLVLKRLGVPEVTIVARSTPILNDVTVDEARALGFEQLGRVIGTGSPYLGFDLNTISAAARQVYYDADVVIAKGHANFESLVDDGRDGFYLLTAKCELVARRLGVNLGNSVLFYSKGKG
- a CDS encoding DegT/DnrJ/EryC1/StrS family aminotransferase, giving the protein MDFLRIPFYDLKSENLEFGPEFEKALTRILESGRFVLGAELTRFEQNLALYLGVPQVVGVKSGTDALFYGLKALGIGPKDEVITTPFTFPATVEAILRTGAQPVLADIEPETLCLSPSAVEEKISSRTRAIVLVHLFGNCADLDRFTALCQRNNIFLIEDAAQAIGATFGTKKLGSFGTIATFSFYPTKNLGALGNGGAIASSHLPIACPTSSRLDELQAAFLLVKLNHLDRWLARRRYLGARYRAALGRYVRIVGSAPASTVNYHQFALLTPHRDKLRNFLLAAGIQTMVYYPHPIHRQPEFASLFTDQSFPVAEKASREIVCLPIRHNLTDAEQDVIINKIEEFFARL
- a CDS encoding PTS sugar transporter subunit IIA — protein: MMNLFEFVIPELAFDAPPIGSQEQLFDLIADRLLEAGITRDHNEVIEGFRKREELCSTGVGHGVAIPHSATPSLDRIVVVVVRLNNPIDWHARDNEPVNLVVALVSPPSMYSLYLQVLATLARALHLAPVRQLALTAPTAADAARLIAQSAQQQEEGGEPLIEPVC